A window of the Streptomyces sp. NBC_01351 genome harbors these coding sequences:
- a CDS encoding aroma-sacti cluster domain-containing protein: MTAIRGPEISTRGLVLVAMVARGHTTDRVARALRLSRHTVGEEISVLLDRFNCRNRAELVAYCYVHRILPIGIWPPPCGPVKEVSDVFDPLTALREAGLPVDQLSAAQRDVLARLTEDETAVVVSVQHRLNQADAGSDAEVWAHNLKLL; encoded by the coding sequence ATGACGGCGATACGGGGCCCCGAGATCTCCACCCGGGGCCTGGTGCTCGTGGCCATGGTGGCGCGGGGTCACACGACCGACCGCGTGGCCCGTGCGCTGCGCCTGAGCAGACACACCGTGGGCGAGGAGATCAGCGTGCTCCTCGACCGGTTCAACTGCAGGAACAGAGCCGAGCTGGTGGCGTACTGCTACGTCCACCGGATCCTGCCGATCGGTATCTGGCCGCCTCCGTGCGGCCCCGTGAAAGAGGTGAGTGACGTGTTCGACCCTCTGACCGCCTTGCGCGAAGCGGGGCTTCCCGTCGACCAGTTGAGTGCCGCGCAGCGCGACGTGCTGGCCCGTCTGACCGAGGACGAGACCGCGGTCGTCGTATCGGTCCAGCACCGGCTGAACCAGGCGGACGCCGGGTCGGACGCCGAGGTGTGGGCACACAACCTGAAGCTGCTCTGA
- a CDS encoding TfuA-like protein, whose protein sequence is MSTRVAVSAPRVVVYAGPTISAADVRAVLPDAEVRPPAGRGDLLADAWQPGDVVVVIDGYFRERRSVGHKEILQLLTEGVDVVGAASMGALRAAELVPCGMRGLGAVYEMYASGEIDGDDEVGVLHGPAEMGYPAQTVALVNLRYGCKEGAEEGTETDLIPAESGRRIVAAAAALPFTHRGWKDIERALDEEDHDALRTLEEMIGSGVWDVKRLDAVAALRAIARHGAVAPAPFATEVPFTGISRTQSLIRRTRREHALDRVPGRSISDLDVLDAARLFDGGYPALHESVLTALLEDLAGTRGMTFEQYATAKLGLDGREALPEALARWFTESERAELTAADRIRLLMVRVWPVWQSVDWRPAVLARLRESERWEEWCELVARADEAAEEARPRLVVPPPAMCAKLFLRHWQRKGTSPEVEMARRGFAGLDELGGAVPRFFAYDVRRGRKRGSGGAG, encoded by the coding sequence GTGAGCACGCGTGTTGCGGTGAGCGCGCCCAGAGTGGTGGTCTACGCGGGGCCGACGATCTCGGCGGCCGACGTTCGCGCGGTGCTCCCGGACGCCGAGGTCCGGCCGCCGGCGGGGCGGGGCGATCTGCTGGCGGACGCATGGCAGCCGGGAGACGTGGTCGTCGTCATCGACGGCTACTTCAGGGAACGGCGGTCCGTCGGCCACAAGGAGATCCTCCAGCTGCTCACCGAAGGCGTGGACGTCGTCGGCGCCGCGAGCATGGGAGCGCTGCGGGCCGCCGAACTGGTTCCGTGCGGGATGCGGGGCCTCGGCGCCGTCTACGAGATGTACGCCTCGGGCGAGATCGACGGGGACGACGAGGTGGGTGTGCTGCACGGCCCGGCCGAGATGGGGTACCCGGCGCAGACGGTGGCGCTGGTGAACCTGCGCTACGGCTGCAAGGAGGGGGCCGAGGAGGGAACCGAGACGGATCTGATCCCGGCGGAGTCCGGGCGGCGGATCGTGGCGGCGGCCGCGGCGCTGCCCTTCACCCACCGAGGGTGGAAGGACATCGAGCGGGCCTTGGACGAAGAGGACCACGACGCCCTGCGCACGCTGGAGGAGATGATCGGCTCGGGCGTCTGGGACGTCAAGCGGCTCGACGCGGTGGCGGCGCTCCGGGCGATCGCGCGGCACGGGGCCGTGGCGCCGGCTCCCTTCGCGACGGAGGTGCCGTTCACCGGGATCAGCCGCACCCAGTCCTTGATCCGCAGGACCCGGCGGGAGCATGCTCTTGACCGGGTGCCCGGTCGGTCGATTTCGGACCTCGACGTCCTGGACGCGGCGCGGCTGTTCGACGGCGGCTACCCGGCGCTGCACGAGTCCGTTCTGACGGCCCTGCTGGAAGACCTCGCCGGCACCAGGGGCATGACGTTCGAGCAGTACGCGACCGCGAAGCTCGGCCTCGACGGCCGTGAGGCACTGCCGGAGGCTTTGGCGCGGTGGTTCACGGAGTCGGAACGGGCCGAACTCACGGCCGCCGACCGGATCCGGCTGCTCATGGTGCGGGTGTGGCCGGTGTGGCAGTCGGTCGACTGGAGGCCGGCCGTCCTGGCCCGCCTGCGGGAGTCCGAGCGCTGGGAGGAGTGGTGCGAGCTCGTCGCCCGGGCCGACGAGGCGGCGGAAGAGGCCCGCCCCCGGCTCGTGGTCCCGCCGCCGGCGATGTGCGCGAAGCTCTTCCTGCGCCATTGGCAACGGAAGGGCACCTCCCCGGAGGTCGAAATGGCCCGACGCGGCTTCGCCGGCCTCGACGAACTCGGCGGGGCGGTCCCGAGGTTCTTCGCCTACGACGTACGCCGCGGCCGGAAACGGGGGAGTGGCGGGGCGGGGTGA
- a CDS encoding ABC transporter ATP-binding protein — translation MGTADSHETPPRRSPVLLALRYYGRELARLRHLTVPAMLLPALGNIGIFYIAPLIVAKLVGRIVGDGGQGTGIGTALPYVLVFAGVLLLAETLWRVGLHCLNRLDARGIENLYVIGMDELFAKDAAFFHDNFAGSLTKRVLSFASRFEEFVDTLTFSVMGSFVPLVFASVVLWQYEPLLVVGLLVMIVLAALCVTPLIRRRQALVAQREEAIARVSGHVADSLMNMDTVRAFAAEEREAAEHRSRVAESRRLTLRSWDYGNLRIDTVVAPMSVLTNALGLLLAVSLGAGEHGVEAIIVAFTYYANATRIMFEFNQIYRRLESSMTEAAQFTELLLTPSTVLDPVAPEPLRSRAADVHFDRVTFTHAGGGGEPLFEGLDLAVPSGTKIGLVGRSGGGKTTLTRLLLRMTDIDAGRILVGGQDITKLSQADLRSMIAYVPQDPAMFHRTLRDNIAFARPDATDAEIRRAAEAAHVTEFADGLPDGFDTMVGERGVKLSGGQRQRVALARAILRDAPILLLDEATSALDSESEILVQDALWRLMDGRTALVVAHRLSTVAGMDQLVVLDRGRIVEQGTHRQLLAAEGAYAKLWQHQSGGFLDETPAGADMH, via the coding sequence ATGGGAACAGCAGATTCGCACGAAACTCCCCCGCGCAGGAGCCCCGTGCTCCTCGCGCTCCGCTACTACGGACGGGAGCTGGCCCGCCTCCGCCACCTGACCGTCCCCGCCATGCTGCTCCCGGCACTGGGCAACATCGGCATCTTCTACATCGCGCCACTGATCGTCGCGAAGCTGGTCGGCCGGATCGTCGGGGACGGCGGCCAGGGCACCGGCATCGGTACGGCACTGCCCTACGTGCTCGTCTTCGCCGGGGTCCTGCTGCTCGCCGAGACGCTGTGGCGCGTCGGACTCCACTGCCTGAACCGCCTCGATGCCCGCGGCATCGAGAACCTCTACGTGATCGGCATGGACGAACTCTTCGCCAAGGACGCGGCGTTCTTCCACGACAACTTCGCCGGGTCTCTCACCAAGCGGGTCCTCAGCTTCGCCTCCCGGTTCGAGGAGTTCGTCGACACCCTGACCTTCTCGGTCATGGGCAGCTTCGTACCGCTGGTGTTCGCCTCGGTGGTGTTGTGGCAGTACGAACCGCTGCTCGTGGTCGGGCTCCTGGTGATGATCGTCCTGGCGGCACTGTGCGTCACGCCGCTGATCCGGCGCCGCCAGGCCCTCGTCGCCCAGCGCGAGGAGGCCATCGCCCGGGTGTCGGGCCACGTCGCGGACAGCCTGATGAACATGGACACGGTCCGTGCCTTCGCCGCCGAGGAACGCGAGGCCGCCGAACACCGCTCCCGGGTCGCGGAGTCGCGTCGGCTCACGCTGCGTTCGTGGGACTACGGCAACCTGCGCATCGACACCGTGGTCGCGCCGATGTCCGTCCTGACCAACGCGCTGGGTCTGCTGCTCGCCGTCTCGCTCGGCGCGGGGGAGCACGGCGTGGAGGCGATCATCGTGGCCTTCACCTACTACGCCAACGCGACGCGGATCATGTTCGAGTTCAACCAGATCTACCGCCGCCTGGAGAGCTCGATGACGGAGGCCGCACAGTTCACCGAACTACTGCTGACCCCGTCGACCGTGCTCGACCCGGTCGCACCGGAGCCGCTGCGGTCCCGGGCCGCCGACGTGCATTTCGACCGGGTGACCTTCACCCACGCGGGTGGGGGCGGGGAGCCGCTCTTCGAGGGCCTCGACCTGGCCGTGCCCAGCGGTACGAAGATCGGCCTCGTCGGCCGGTCGGGCGGCGGCAAGACCACGCTCACCCGACTGCTGCTGCGGATGACCGACATCGACGCCGGCCGGATCCTCGTCGGCGGCCAGGACATCACCAAGCTGTCCCAAGCCGACCTGCGCAGCATGATCGCGTACGTCCCGCAGGACCCGGCGATGTTCCACCGCACGCTGCGGGACAACATCGCCTTCGCCCGGCCGGACGCCACCGACGCCGAGATCCGCCGCGCCGCGGAGGCGGCGCACGTCACGGAGTTCGCCGACGGGCTTCCGGACGGCTTCGACACCATGGTGGGCGAGCGCGGGGTGAAGCTGTCCGGCGGCCAGCGCCAGCGGGTCGCCCTCGCCAGGGCGATCCTGCGCGACGCGCCGATCCTGCTGCTCGACGAGGCGACCAGCGCCCTGGACTCGGAGAGCGAGATCCTCGTCCAGGACGCCCTGTGGCGGCTCATGGACGGGCGGACGGCGCTCGTGGTGGCGCACAGGCTGAGCACGGTCGCCGGCATGGACCAGCTCGTCGTCCTCGACCGGGGACGGATCGTCGAACAGGGCACGCACCGGCAACTCCTCGCCGCGGAGGGCGCCTACGCGAAGCTCTGGCAGCACCAGTCGGGCGGCTTCCTCGACGAGACCCCCGCAGGGGCCGACATGCACTGA
- a CDS encoding cytochrome P450, with translation MATHARPDILPPPAGRRVPELEAGLVERWQASGGELIDLFATARERLGGVAAVRLGTRPTVLVTDPQAVQHVLALHPGRYVKRSHRARLLIGDGILAATGEAWQRQRRLLQSQFTGRGMRRYEQRITAAARTTAERWASYARTGQVFDVGDEMRRFALDTIWRSLTGHPLDPDTERELAAVPAVVAAMPSLPADGSAARQAVAAELARIDAVASRAIAAARDGAAGPDGPGLLHVLIEASGTRPEYTDRLIRDELVTLMIAGHETTASTLTWLHLLLDRNPQAREQALAAGPEGSPERRQAVQALVHETLRFYPSAWILPRCADQDDLLAGYVVEAGTDVLVCPYLTHRDPQLWEEPERFDPDRFTTPGRRPTHPGSYLPFGIGPRACLGLQFALRESTALLELLLPAHTPRFRSTPAKAAYSITVRPDGPTPAVLAG, from the coding sequence GTGGCCACCCATGCCCGCCCCGACATCCTTCCGCCCCCGGCCGGTCGCCGGGTCCCCGAGCTGGAAGCCGGCCTCGTCGAGCGGTGGCAGGCCTCCGGCGGGGAGCTCATCGACCTCTTCGCCACGGCGCGCGAACGCCTCGGCGGCGTCGCCGCGGTCCGGCTCGGGACGCGCCCCACCGTCCTGGTCACCGACCCGCAGGCCGTGCAGCACGTGCTCGCGCTCCACCCCGGCCGGTACGTGAAGCGCTCACACCGGGCGAGGCTGCTCATCGGCGACGGGATCCTGGCCGCGACGGGCGAGGCCTGGCAGCGGCAACGGCGGCTGCTGCAGTCCCAGTTCACGGGACGCGGAATGCGGCGCTACGAGCAGCGGATCACCGCGGCCGCGCGGACCACCGCCGAGCGCTGGGCCTCGTACGCCCGTACCGGGCAGGTGTTCGACGTCGGTGACGAGATGCGCCGCTTCGCCCTCGACACCATCTGGCGGTCCCTTACCGGGCATCCCCTCGACCCCGACACGGAACGCGAACTGGCCGCCGTGCCCGCCGTGGTGGCCGCGATGCCCAGCCTGCCCGCCGACGGCTCCGCCGCCCGACAGGCCGTCGCCGCCGAGCTGGCCCGAATCGACGCCGTGGCGAGCCGCGCGATCGCCGCCGCCCGCGACGGTGCGGCCGGACCCGACGGCCCGGGGCTGCTGCACGTCCTCATCGAGGCGTCCGGAACGCGTCCCGAGTACACCGACCGGTTGATCCGCGACGAGCTGGTCACCTTGATGATCGCCGGCCACGAAACCACCGCGTCCACCCTGACCTGGCTCCACCTCCTGCTCGACCGCAACCCGCAGGCCCGCGAGCAGGCCCTCGCCGCCGGCCCCGAGGGCTCCCCGGAGCGGCGGCAGGCCGTCCAGGCACTCGTCCACGAAACGCTGCGCTTCTACCCGTCCGCGTGGATACTGCCGCGCTGCGCGGACCAGGACGACCTCCTCGCCGGATACGTGGTCGAGGCCGGCACCGACGTACTGGTCTGCCCCTACCTCACCCACCGGGACCCCCAACTCTGGGAGGAGCCCGAGCGGTTCGACCCGGACCGCTTCACCACCCCCGGCCGCCGCCCCACCCATCCGGGGAGCTACCTCCCGTTCGGCATCGGACCCCGGGCCTGCCTGGGCCTGCAGTTCGCCCTCCGGGAGTCCACCGCCCTCCTCGAACTCCTGCTGCCCGCCCACACCCCGCGCTTCCGCTCCACCCCGGCCAAGGCCGCGTACAGCATCACCGTCCGCCCGGACGGCCCGACGCCCGCGGTGCTGGCCGGTTAG
- a CDS encoding ABC transporter ATP-binding protein — MANDVVNAEDLIKRYRGKETPAVDGISFDIAKGETIGLLGPNGAGKTTLMKMICGVTPPTTGKIRVFGADPSRDPVAAKTGIGAMHQSAPYDEMLSALDNLQIATRFKGLSWRTTSPWAMEVAEYLGLKDALSRLVFQLSGGQRQRLQLVRALLSIPELLILDEPSAGLDVAGRHQIERFVRWLREENGMTVIWTSHIIEELERNAQRVLVINKGKVVRFAQPSELVREFGGAHLMVKVDDAVAAKVVKEWATAAGLTASAQDTEVRIDDAQVRDVLPQLSRHCHESGVAISGISTVTDSLEQVFLRMTGNEG, encoded by the coding sequence GTGGCGAATGATGTGGTGAACGCCGAAGACTTGATCAAGCGTTACCGCGGAAAAGAGACGCCGGCTGTCGACGGTATCTCATTCGACATCGCCAAAGGCGAGACCATCGGGCTGCTGGGACCCAACGGTGCCGGAAAGACGACCCTGATGAAGATGATCTGCGGCGTCACCCCTCCCACCACGGGGAAGATCAGGGTCTTCGGCGCGGACCCGAGCCGCGACCCGGTGGCCGCCAAGACCGGCATCGGCGCGATGCACCAGTCCGCCCCGTACGACGAGATGCTGTCGGCCCTGGACAACCTGCAGATCGCCACGCGGTTCAAGGGCCTGTCCTGGCGCACCACCAGCCCCTGGGCGATGGAGGTCGCCGAGTACCTCGGCCTGAAGGACGCCCTGTCGCGGCTCGTCTTCCAGCTGTCCGGGGGGCAGCGTCAGCGCCTGCAGCTCGTACGGGCGCTCCTCAGCATTCCCGAACTCCTCATCCTCGACGAGCCGTCGGCCGGACTGGACGTGGCCGGCCGGCACCAGATCGAGCGGTTCGTGCGGTGGCTCCGCGAGGAGAACGGCATGACGGTGATCTGGACCAGCCACATCATCGAGGAACTGGAGCGCAACGCCCAACGCGTCCTGGTCATCAACAAGGGCAAGGTGGTCCGCTTCGCCCAACCCAGCGAACTCGTGCGGGAGTTCGGCGGCGCACACCTGATGGTGAAGGTGGACGACGCGGTCGCGGCCAAGGTCGTCAAGGAGTGGGCGACCGCCGCCGGGCTGACCGCGAGCGCCCAGGACACCGAGGTGCGCATAGACGACGCGCAGGTCAGGGACGTGCTGCCGCAGCTGTCACGGCACTGCCACGAATCCGGCGTCGCGATCTCGGGAATCTCCACCGTCACCGACTCGTTGGAGCAGGTCTTCCTGCGCATGACCGGGAACGAGGGCTGA
- a CDS encoding YcaO-like family protein: MQTEHPTLSWLASPRDRSVLRLPGTNRARPPAATWEMASGAAAKVGVTRVADITRLDTIGIPTFQAIRPMSRTLAVSQGKGMTPELAKLSAVMESVETWHVEQPATPVRTATPRDIGAELGYDVAALAPCVPSLLHDRLPLDWVAARSLVDGAETFVPVNLARLTLEENTDWNPPVFFESTNGLASGNTLVEAALHALCEVIERDAMTAAVGQGGEMGVRVDPRTAGSAEADELCELIERADVTLEVRFVPSPTGLPCFLAWVACHDYPAPMFGFGCHLSPDIALTRAVSEAAQARLAYISGARDDLRSDFGQVDVGRLESARSRPSGSAADIGGLVAAPERHDSLVGDLEYVVRQSAAAFSHPPVVVDLTRDEIGVPVVKVVAPGSRVCPEVL; encoded by the coding sequence GTGCAGACCGAACACCCGACTCTGTCCTGGCTCGCCTCGCCACGGGACCGCTCCGTACTCCGCCTGCCGGGAACGAACCGGGCCCGGCCGCCGGCGGCCACCTGGGAGATGGCGAGCGGTGCGGCGGCGAAGGTGGGCGTGACCCGGGTCGCCGACATCACCCGGCTCGACACCATCGGCATCCCGACCTTCCAGGCCATCCGGCCCATGTCCAGGACCCTCGCCGTCTCCCAGGGCAAGGGGATGACGCCCGAGCTGGCGAAACTGTCGGCGGTGATGGAGTCGGTCGAGACCTGGCACGTGGAACAGCCGGCGACGCCCGTCCGCACGGCCACGCCCCGCGACATCGGCGCGGAACTGGGCTACGACGTCGCCGCCCTGGCGCCCTGCGTACCGAGCCTGCTCCACGACCGGCTGCCGCTGGACTGGGTGGCGGCCAGATCGCTCGTCGACGGCGCCGAGACCTTCGTCCCCGTGAACCTCGCCCGGCTGACGCTGGAGGAGAACACCGACTGGAACCCTCCGGTCTTCTTCGAGTCGACGAACGGCCTGGCCAGCGGTAACACGCTGGTGGAGGCTGCCCTGCACGCGCTGTGCGAAGTCATCGAGCGGGACGCGATGACGGCGGCGGTCGGACAGGGCGGGGAGATGGGCGTACGCGTCGACCCGCGCACGGCGGGGTCGGCGGAGGCCGACGAGCTGTGCGAGCTGATCGAGCGCGCCGACGTCACGTTGGAGGTGCGCTTCGTGCCGTCGCCCACCGGGCTCCCGTGCTTCCTGGCCTGGGTCGCCTGCCACGACTACCCCGCTCCTATGTTCGGCTTCGGATGTCACCTCAGCCCGGACATCGCGCTCACCCGCGCCGTCTCCGAAGCGGCCCAGGCCCGACTCGCGTACATATCGGGGGCGAGGGACGACCTGCGGAGTGACTTCGGGCAGGTGGACGTCGGCCGCCTGGAGAGCGCACGGTCGCGGCCGTCCGGCTCGGCGGCCGACATCGGCGGCCTGGTCGCGGCCCCCGAGCGGCACGACAGCCTCGTCGGCGACCTCGAGTACGTGGTCCGGCAGTCGGCCGCGGCCTTTTCCCACCCGCCCGTGGTGGTCGACCTGACGCGGGACGAGATCGGGGTTCCGGTCGTCAAGGTCGTCGCGCCGGGGAGCCGCGTGTGTCCGGAGGTGTTGTAG
- a CDS encoding ABC transporter permease, translating into MTELDFKTKAPVGTGKPADFTAVFYREYALLARNRVNLILGLTPMLVYLLLVNTSLGNVVGNITYRGESLPFSVFLLPMVLAMSVVSASGTTGMAMFQEEMSGVSTQLWSWPLRRSRFLAGKLLAGVSLVLAQSVLALIVAAIIFDYPFHASHWVWLLVALVLSSAAFNGLYLAAAVLISDYRTFMVLTSVSMPVLVFAAPSLSPAEQLPTVLRWISTVNPVSYAVNGMRDAAIFGLEKAWPSLLILAAVALVANFVAGRALLRRTRNL; encoded by the coding sequence GTGACCGAGCTGGACTTCAAGACCAAGGCACCGGTCGGGACGGGTAAGCCGGCCGACTTCACCGCCGTGTTCTACCGCGAGTACGCGCTCCTCGCCCGCAACCGGGTCAACCTCATCCTCGGCCTGACCCCCATGCTCGTGTACTTGCTGCTGGTGAACACCTCGCTCGGCAACGTCGTCGGGAACATCACCTACCGGGGCGAAAGCCTGCCGTTCTCGGTGTTCCTCCTCCCCATGGTGCTCGCGATGTCGGTGGTCAGCGCGTCGGGGACGACGGGCATGGCGATGTTCCAGGAGGAGATGAGCGGGGTGTCGACCCAGCTGTGGAGCTGGCCGCTCCGCAGATCGCGCTTCCTGGCCGGCAAGCTCCTGGCCGGAGTCTCGCTGGTCCTGGCCCAGAGCGTGCTGGCCCTGATCGTCGCCGCGATCATCTTCGACTACCCCTTCCACGCCTCCCACTGGGTATGGCTGCTGGTGGCGCTGGTGCTGTCGTCGGCGGCGTTCAACGGCCTGTACCTCGCGGCGGCGGTCCTCATCAGCGACTACCGCACCTTCATGGTGCTCACCAGCGTGTCGATGCCCGTCCTCGTCTTCGCCGCGCCGTCGCTGTCCCCGGCGGAGCAGCTCCCCACCGTGCTCCGATGGATCTCGACGGTGAACCCGGTGTCGTACGCGGTCAACGGGATGCGCGACGCCGCGATCTTCGGCCTGGAGAAGGCGTGGCCCTCCCTGCTGATCCTGGCCGCCGTCGCCCTCGTCGCCAACTTCGTCGCCGGCCGCGCGCTGTTGCGGCGTACCCGGAACCTCTGA